In a single window of the Spodoptera frugiperda isolate SF20-4 chromosome 19, AGI-APGP_CSIRO_Sfru_2.0, whole genome shotgun sequence genome:
- the LOC118281177 gene encoding uncharacterized transmembrane protein DDB_G0289901-like isoform X39, whose translation MGGVKIILFIGLLSILSANAGKPKKYDNKRIHIQADNSAYTQSGVAMEAAVTDEDGTKGQRYQRDHGNYQYTNKEVTIDPKYIEKRSNDYESTNDNENIGEYSTSADGKHSKSADVYRGKYNSKGKNKYSFVGDDGTEIENEDFNEDESESETKTTTATDTVPVKKPHPAFDTQHTHLMPMQVQVPDGTEKSKWKIVSEKFIENGQPCIIMKMIAMDPDDEETRTTSTTSTNYKSRHSSNSISTYKSGNHPTDQPADGVNGNGPIVIPINNSGASQITIIGGRTSTNFGSGTTTTSATNSPGRNSYVTASNYNNGGTSSGHVITIEEPNQPRDDAAIGRKGSPSSNDANDTGSPGPGQSDAAIERKGGSPSSNDSNDTGSPGPVQSDAPKDGTSTDAGEKGKRRKIKDDKGGSSMVAGDSNGSGANSGPRGSGAASGGNAVAGGTTTGNGGGSSSVAGASTDSAANSGPGGSGAASGGNAVAGGTTTGNGGGSSSVAGASTDSAANSGPGGSGAASGGNAVAGSTTTGNGGGSTSVAGVSTDSAANSGPGGSGAASGGNAVAGGTTTGNGGSSTSVAGASTDSAAHSGPRGSGAASGGNAVSGGTTTGNGGGSTSVAGVSTDSAANSGPKGSGAASGGNAVAGSTTTGNGGGSTSVAGASTDSAANSGPGGSGAASGGNAVAGSTTTGNGGGSTSVAGASTNSAANSGPGGSGASSGGSVVVGSIVIPVPPTKVKGKKHKRKTVKVGGGNPITVASASSTAASHIGPKGMGAVSAGSVVVGSISTLPVVTIVKGKKGKREVIHVDKGSSTTVGSSSSTSAVHTGPKGSRDDIHDETNFSGDGNTDDENSSLEGDNSSQGDGYTTHECNEPDEDTDDGNSGSEDGGNSSEDGNIGSGDGGTTHECNEPDEDTDEGNTGSGDGGTTHECNEPDEDTDDGNSGSGDGGTTHECNEPDEDTDDGNSGSGDGGTTHECNEPDEDTDDGNSGSGDGGNSSEDGNIGSGDGGTTHECNEPDEDTDDGNSGSGDGGTTHECNEPDEDTDEGNTGSGDGYTTHECNEPDEDTDDGNSGSGDGGNSSEDENTGSGDGGTTHECNEPDEDTDDGNSGSGDGGNSSEDGNIGSGDGDTTHECNEPDEDTDDGNSGSGDGGNSSEDGNIGSGDGGTTHECNEPDEDTDDGNSGSGDGGTTHECNEPDEDTDDGNSGSGDGGNSSEDGNIGSGDGGNSSEDGNIGSGDGGTTHECNEPDEDTDEGNIGSEDGGTTHECNEPDEDTDDGNSGSGDGGTTHECNEPDEDTDDGNSGSGDGGTTHECNEPDEDTDDGNSGSGDGGTTHECNEPDEDTDDGNSGSGDGGTTHECNEPDEDTDDGNSGSGDGGTTHECNEPDEDTDEGSSGSGDNNTTDESKETGTKPGHKKHHRHHRRHKDSAEYDVGKGWDDSTDGSPDHHHHHHRRHVIVSPWKCKGKICFCFRRFKYVPKFLRDLVL comes from the exons ATGGGAGGTGTCAAGATTATTCTGTTCATCGGCTTACTCAGT atctTGAGTGCAAACGCCGGAAAAC caaaaaaatatgacaacaaACGCATCCATATACAAGCCGACAACAGCGCTTACACACAAAGCGGGGTAGCTATGGAAGCAGCTGTTACTGATGAAGACGGCACAAAGGGACAAAGATACCAACGAGACCACGGCAACTACCAATACACGAACAAAGAAGTGACTATCGACCCAAAATATATCGAAAAGAGATCAAACGACTACGAATCCACAAACGACAATGAAAATATTGGAGAATACAGCACCAGTGCTGATGGTAAACATAGTAAATCTGCTGATGTATACAGAGGGAAATATAATAGTAAAGGGAAGAATAAGTATAGCTTTGTTGGAGATGATGGGACAGAGATAGAAAACGAAGATTTTAATGAAGATGAATCGGAATCCGAGACTAAAACTACGACGGCTACTGACACGGTTCCTGTTAAAAAACCTCACCCTGCTTTCGATA CGCAACACACCCATCTCATGCCAATGCAGGTTCAAGTACCCG ATGGTACAGAGAAATCGAAATGGAAGATTGTATCAgaaaaattcatagaaaacggCCAACCTTGCATTATAATGAAAATGATTGCGATGG atcCTGATGATGAAGAAACTAGGACGACATCTACAACATCTACCAATTACAAATCACGTCATTCTTCTAACAGTATTTCGACATACA AAAGTGGCAACCATCCGACGGATCAGCCCGCTGACGGTGTCAATGGAAATGGACCTATTGTTATTCCGATAAATAACTCAG GTGCAtcacaaataacaataataggCGGCAGAACATCAACAAACTTTGGTTCCGGTACTACAACGACATCAGCTACCAATAGCCCTGGTAGAAACAGCTATGTAACAGCCAGCAATTACAACAACGGGGGGACTTCCTCAGGACACGTCATCACTATAGAAGAACCCAATCAACCACGTGAT GATGCTGCTATAGGAAGGAAAGGAAGCCCAAGTTCCAATGATGCAAATGATACAGGAAGTCCAGGACCTGGACAATCAGATGCTGCTATAGAAAGGAAAGGAGGAAGCCCAAGTTCCAATGATTCAAATGATACAGGAAGTCCAGGACCTGTACAATCAGATGCTCCAAAAGATGGTACTTCTACAGATGCTGGTGAAAAAGGCAAAAGAAGGAAGATAAAAGATGATAAAGGCGGTTCAAGCATGGTTGCTGGAGATAGCAACGGTAGCGGAGCTAATTCGGGTCCTAGAGGTTCAGGAGCTGCGTCCGGCGGCAATGCGGTCGCAGGTGGTACTACCACTGGAAACGGAGGAGGCTCCAGTTCTGTTGCTGGAGCTAGCACAGACAGTGCAGCTAATTCGGGTCCTGGAGGTTCTGGTGCTGCGTCCGGCGGCAATGCGGTCGCAGGTGGTACCACCACTGGAAACGGAGGAGGCTCCAGTTCTGTTGCTGGAGCTAGCACAGACAGTGCAGCTAATTCGGGTCCTGGAGGTTCAGGAGCTGCGTCCGGCGGCAATGCGGTCGCAGGCAGTACTACCACTGGAAACGGAGGAGGCTCCACTTCTGTTGCCGGAGTTAGCACAGACAGTGCAGCTAATTCGGGTCCTGGAGGTTCAGGAGCTGCGTCCGGCGGCAATGCAGTTGCAGGTGGTACCACCACTGGAAACGGAGGAAGCTCCACTTCAGTTGCTGGAGCTAGCACAGACAGTGCAGCTCATTCGGGTCCTAGAGGTTCAGGAGCTGCGTCCGGCGGCAATGCGGTCTCAGGTGGTACTACCACTGGAAACGGAGGAGGCTCCACTTCTGTTGCTGGAGTTAGCACAGACAGTGCAGCTAATTCGGGTCCTAAAGGTTCTGGTGCTGCGTCCGGCGGCAATGCGGTCGCAGGCAGTACTACCACTGGAAACGGAGGAGGCTCCACTTCTGTTGCCGGAGCTAGCACAGACAGTGCAGCTAATTCGGGTCCTGGAGGTTCAGGAGCTGCGTCCGGCGGCAATGCGGTCGCAGGCAGTACTACCACTGGCAACGGAGGAGGCTCCACTTCTGTTGCTGGGGCTAGCACAAACAGTGCAGCTAATTCGGGTCCTGGAGGTTCAGGAGCATCCTCAGGAGGCAGTGTCGTTGTGGGTAGCATAGTTATCCCGGTTCCACCAACTAAAGTCAAAGGCAAAAAACACAAACGCAAGACAGTAAAAGTCGGCGGAGGTAACCCTATCACTGTTGCTTCTGCAAGTTCAACTGCCGCATCGCATATTGGACCTAAAGGAATGGGCGCTGTTTCAGCTGGTAGTGTCGTTGTGGGCAGTATATCTACATTACCAGTCGTAACTATAGTGAAAGGTAAAAAGGGCAAGCGTGAAGTTATCCATGTCGATAAAGGAAGCTCAACAACTGTCGGTTCATCCAGTTCCACTTCTGCAGTTCACACTGGACCGAAAGGATCCAGGGATGACATTCATGATGAAACTAACTTTTCTGGAGATGGTAACACCGATGATGAAAATTCCAGTCTGGAAGGTGATAATTCCAGTCAGGGAGATGGATATACCACTCACGAATGCAACGAACCAGATGAGGACACCGATGACGGAAATAGCGGCTCCGAAGATGGAGGTAACAGCTCTGAAGATGGAAATATCGGCTCCGGAGATGGAGGTACCACTCACGAATGCAACGAACCAGATGAGGACACCGATGAGGGAAATACCGGCTCCGGAGATGGAGGTACCACTCACGAATGCAACGAACCAGATGAGGACACCGATGATGGAAATAGCGGCTCCGGTGATGGAGGTACCACTCACGAATGCAACGAACCAGATGAGGACACCGATGATGGAAATAGCGGCTCCGGTGATGGAGGTACCACTCACGAATGCAACGAACCAGATGAGGACACCGATGACGGAAATAGCGGCTCCGGTGATGGAGGTAACAGCTCTGAAGATGGAAATATCGGCTCCGGAGATGGAGGTACCACTCACGAATGCAACGAACCAGATGAGGACACCGATGATGGAAATAGCGGCTCCGGTGATGGAGGTACCACTCACGAATGCAACGAACCAGATGAGGACACCGATGAGGGAAATACCGGCTCCGGAGATGGATATACCACTCACGAATGCAACGAACCAGATGAGGACACCGATGATGGAAATAGCGGCTCCGGTGATGGAGGTAACAGCTCTGAAGATGAAAATACCGGCTCCGGAGATGGAGGTACCACTCACGAATGCAACGAACCAGATGAGGACACCGATGATGGAAATAGCGGCTCCGGTGATGGAGGTAACAGCTCTGAAGATGGAAATATCGGCTCCGGAGATGGAGATACCACTCACGAATGCAACGAACCAGATGAGGACACCGATGATGGAAATAGCGGCTCCGGTGATGGAG GTAACAGCTCTGAAGATGGAAATATCGGCTCCGGAGATGGAGGTACCACTCACGAATGCAACGAACCAGATGAGGACACCGATGATGGAAATAGCGGCTCCGGTGATGGAG GTACCACTCACGAATGCAACGAACCAGATGAGGACACCGATGACGGAAATAGCGGCTCCGGTGATGGAGGTAACAGCTCTGAAGATGGAAATATCGGCTCCGGAGATGGAG GTAACAGCTCTGAAGATGGAAATATCGGCTCCGGAGATGGAG GTACCACTCACGAATGTAACGAACCAGATGAGGACACCGATGAGGGAAATATCGGCTCCGAAGATGGAGGTACCACTCACGAATGTAACGAACCAGATGAGGACACCGATGATGGAAATAGCGGCTCCGGTGATGGAGGTACCACTCACGAATGCAACGAACCAGATGAGGACACCGATGATGGAAATAGCGGCTCCGGTGATGGAGGTACCACTCACGAATGCAACGAACCAGATGAGGACACCGATGATGGAAATAGCGGCTCCGGTGATGGAGGTACCACTCACGAATGCAACGAACCAGATGAGGACACCGATGATGGAAATAGCGGCTCCGGTGATGGAGGTACCACTCACGAATGCAACGAACCAGATGAGGACACCGATGATGGAAATAGCGGCTCCGGTGATGGAGGTACCACTCACGAATGCAACGAACCTGATGAGGACACCGATGAGGGAAGCTCCGGCTCCGGAGATAATAATACCACTGATGAAAGTAAAGAGACCGGAACAAAACCAGGACATAAGAAGCACCACAGACATCATCGCAGACATAAAGACTCCGCTGAATACGACGTCGGTAAAGGATGGGATGATTCAACGGACGGTAGCcctgatcatcatcatcatcatcataggAGACACGTTATCGTCTCACCTTGGAAATGCAAAGGAAAGATTTGCTTCTGTTTCCGAAGATTTAAATATGTGCCGAAATTTCTTCGCGATTTAGTTTTGTAA
- the LOC118281177 gene encoding uncharacterized transmembrane protein DDB_G0289901-like isoform X23, giving the protein MGGVKIILFIGLLSILSANAGKPKKYDNKRIHIQADNSAYTQSGVAMEAAVTDEDGTKGQRYQRDHGNYQYTNKEVTIDPKYIEKRSNDYESTNDNENIGEYSTSADGKHSKSADVYRGKYNSKGKNKYSFVGDDGTEIENEDFNEDESESETKTTTATDTVPVKKPHPAFDTQHTHLMPMQVQVPDGTEKSKWKIVSEKFIENGQPCIIMKMIAMDPDDEETRTTSTTSTNYKSRHSSNSISTYKSGNHPTDQPADGVNGNGPIVIPINNSGASQITIIGGRTSTNFGSGTTTTSATNSPGRNSYVTASNYNNGGTSSGHVITIEEPNQPRDDAAIGRKGSPSSNDANDTGSPGPGQSDAAIERKGGSPSSNDSNDTGSPGPVQSDAPKDGTSTDAGEKGKRRKIKDDKGGSSMVAGDSNGSGANSGPRGSGAASGGNAVAGGTTTGNGGGSSSVAGASTDSAANSGPGGSGAASGGNAVAGGTTTGNGGGSSSVAGASTDSAANSGPGGSGAASGGNAVAGSTTTGNGGGSTSVAGVSTDSAANSGPGGSGAASGGNAVAGGTTTGNGGSSTSVAGASTDSAAHSGPRGSGAASGGNAVSGGTTTGNGGGSTSVAGVSTDSAANSGPKGSGAASGGNAVAGSTTTGNGGGSTSVAGASTDSAANSGPGGSGAASGGNAVAGSTTTGNGGGSTSVAGASTNSAANSGPGGSGASSGGSVVVGSIVIPVPPTKVKGKKHKRKTVKVGGGNPITVASASSTAASHIGPKGMGAVSAGSVVVGSISTLPVVTIVKGKKGKREVIHVDKGSSTTVGSSSSTSAVHTGPKGSRDDIHDETNFSGDGNTDDENSSLEGDNSSQGDGYTTHECNEPDEDTDDGNSGSEDGGNSSEDGNIGSGDGGTTHECNEPDEDTDEGNTGSGDGGTTHECNEPDEDTDDGNSGSGDGGTTHECNEPDEDTDDGNSGSGDGGTTHECNEPDEDTDDGNSGSGDGGNSSEDGNIGSGDGGTTHECNEPDEDTDDGNSGSGDGGTTHECNEPDEDTDEGNTGSGDGYTTHECNEPDEDTDDGNSGSGDGGNSSEDENTGSGDGGTTHECNEPDEDTDDGNSGSGDGGNSSEDGNIGSGDGDTTHECNEPDEDTDDGNSGSGDGGNSSEDGNIGSGDGGTTHECNEPDEDTDDGNSGSGDGGNSSEDGNIGSGDGGTTHECNEPDEDTDDGNSGSGDGGNSSEDGNIGSGDGGTTHECNEPDEDTDDGNSGSGDGGNSSEDGNIGSGDGGTTHECNEPDEDTDEGNIGSEDGGTTHECNEPDEDTDDGNSGSGDGGTTHECNEPDEDTDDGNSGSGDGGTTHECNEPDEDTDDGNSGSGDGGTTHECNEPDEDTDDGNSGSGDGGTTHECNEPDEDTDDGNSGSGDGGTTHECNEPDEDTDEGSSGSGDNNTTDESKETGTKPGHKKHHRHHRRHKDSAEYDVGKGWDDSTDGSPDHHHHHHRRHVIVSPWKCKGKICFCFRRFKYVPKFLRDLVL; this is encoded by the exons ATGGGAGGTGTCAAGATTATTCTGTTCATCGGCTTACTCAGT atctTGAGTGCAAACGCCGGAAAAC caaaaaaatatgacaacaaACGCATCCATATACAAGCCGACAACAGCGCTTACACACAAAGCGGGGTAGCTATGGAAGCAGCTGTTACTGATGAAGACGGCACAAAGGGACAAAGATACCAACGAGACCACGGCAACTACCAATACACGAACAAAGAAGTGACTATCGACCCAAAATATATCGAAAAGAGATCAAACGACTACGAATCCACAAACGACAATGAAAATATTGGAGAATACAGCACCAGTGCTGATGGTAAACATAGTAAATCTGCTGATGTATACAGAGGGAAATATAATAGTAAAGGGAAGAATAAGTATAGCTTTGTTGGAGATGATGGGACAGAGATAGAAAACGAAGATTTTAATGAAGATGAATCGGAATCCGAGACTAAAACTACGACGGCTACTGACACGGTTCCTGTTAAAAAACCTCACCCTGCTTTCGATA CGCAACACACCCATCTCATGCCAATGCAGGTTCAAGTACCCG ATGGTACAGAGAAATCGAAATGGAAGATTGTATCAgaaaaattcatagaaaacggCCAACCTTGCATTATAATGAAAATGATTGCGATGG atcCTGATGATGAAGAAACTAGGACGACATCTACAACATCTACCAATTACAAATCACGTCATTCTTCTAACAGTATTTCGACATACA AAAGTGGCAACCATCCGACGGATCAGCCCGCTGACGGTGTCAATGGAAATGGACCTATTGTTATTCCGATAAATAACTCAG GTGCAtcacaaataacaataataggCGGCAGAACATCAACAAACTTTGGTTCCGGTACTACAACGACATCAGCTACCAATAGCCCTGGTAGAAACAGCTATGTAACAGCCAGCAATTACAACAACGGGGGGACTTCCTCAGGACACGTCATCACTATAGAAGAACCCAATCAACCACGTGAT GATGCTGCTATAGGAAGGAAAGGAAGCCCAAGTTCCAATGATGCAAATGATACAGGAAGTCCAGGACCTGGACAATCAGATGCTGCTATAGAAAGGAAAGGAGGAAGCCCAAGTTCCAATGATTCAAATGATACAGGAAGTCCAGGACCTGTACAATCAGATGCTCCAAAAGATGGTACTTCTACAGATGCTGGTGAAAAAGGCAAAAGAAGGAAGATAAAAGATGATAAAGGCGGTTCAAGCATGGTTGCTGGAGATAGCAACGGTAGCGGAGCTAATTCGGGTCCTAGAGGTTCAGGAGCTGCGTCCGGCGGCAATGCGGTCGCAGGTGGTACTACCACTGGAAACGGAGGAGGCTCCAGTTCTGTTGCTGGAGCTAGCACAGACAGTGCAGCTAATTCGGGTCCTGGAGGTTCTGGTGCTGCGTCCGGCGGCAATGCGGTCGCAGGTGGTACCACCACTGGAAACGGAGGAGGCTCCAGTTCTGTTGCTGGAGCTAGCACAGACAGTGCAGCTAATTCGGGTCCTGGAGGTTCAGGAGCTGCGTCCGGCGGCAATGCGGTCGCAGGCAGTACTACCACTGGAAACGGAGGAGGCTCCACTTCTGTTGCCGGAGTTAGCACAGACAGTGCAGCTAATTCGGGTCCTGGAGGTTCAGGAGCTGCGTCCGGCGGCAATGCAGTTGCAGGTGGTACCACCACTGGAAACGGAGGAAGCTCCACTTCAGTTGCTGGAGCTAGCACAGACAGTGCAGCTCATTCGGGTCCTAGAGGTTCAGGAGCTGCGTCCGGCGGCAATGCGGTCTCAGGTGGTACTACCACTGGAAACGGAGGAGGCTCCACTTCTGTTGCTGGAGTTAGCACAGACAGTGCAGCTAATTCGGGTCCTAAAGGTTCTGGTGCTGCGTCCGGCGGCAATGCGGTCGCAGGCAGTACTACCACTGGAAACGGAGGAGGCTCCACTTCTGTTGCCGGAGCTAGCACAGACAGTGCAGCTAATTCGGGTCCTGGAGGTTCAGGAGCTGCGTCCGGCGGCAATGCGGTCGCAGGCAGTACTACCACTGGCAACGGAGGAGGCTCCACTTCTGTTGCTGGGGCTAGCACAAACAGTGCAGCTAATTCGGGTCCTGGAGGTTCAGGAGCATCCTCAGGAGGCAGTGTCGTTGTGGGTAGCATAGTTATCCCGGTTCCACCAACTAAAGTCAAAGGCAAAAAACACAAACGCAAGACAGTAAAAGTCGGCGGAGGTAACCCTATCACTGTTGCTTCTGCAAGTTCAACTGCCGCATCGCATATTGGACCTAAAGGAATGGGCGCTGTTTCAGCTGGTAGTGTCGTTGTGGGCAGTATATCTACATTACCAGTCGTAACTATAGTGAAAGGTAAAAAGGGCAAGCGTGAAGTTATCCATGTCGATAAAGGAAGCTCAACAACTGTCGGTTCATCCAGTTCCACTTCTGCAGTTCACACTGGACCGAAAGGATCCAGGGATGACATTCATGATGAAACTAACTTTTCTGGAGATGGTAACACCGATGATGAAAATTCCAGTCTGGAAGGTGATAATTCCAGTCAGGGAGATGGATATACCACTCACGAATGCAACGAACCAGATGAGGACACCGATGACGGAAATAGCGGCTCCGAAGATGGAGGTAACAGCTCTGAAGATGGAAATATCGGCTCCGGAGATGGAGGTACCACTCACGAATGCAACGAACCAGATGAGGACACCGATGAGGGAAATACCGGCTCCGGAGATGGAGGTACCACTCACGAATGCAACGAACCAGATGAGGACACCGATGATGGAAATAGCGGCTCCGGTGATGGAGGTACCACTCACGAATGCAACGAACCAGATGAGGACACCGATGATGGAAATAGCGGCTCCGGTGATGGAGGTACCACTCACGAATGCAACGAACCAGATGAGGACACCGATGACGGAAATAGCGGCTCCGGTGATGGAGGTAACAGCTCTGAAGATGGAAATATCGGCTCCGGAGATGGAGGTACCACTCACGAATGCAACGAACCAGATGAGGACACCGATGATGGAAATAGCGGCTCCGGTGATGGAGGTACCACTCACGAATGCAACGAACCAGATGAGGACACCGATGAGGGAAATACCGGCTCCGGAGATGGATATACCACTCACGAATGCAACGAACCAGATGAGGACACCGATGATGGAAATAGCGGCTCCGGTGATGGAGGTAACAGCTCTGAAGATGAAAATACCGGCTCCGGAGATGGAGGTACCACTCACGAATGCAACGAACCAGATGAGGACACCGATGATGGAAATAGCGGCTCCGGTGATGGAGGTAACAGCTCTGAAGATGGAAATATCGGCTCCGGAGATGGAGATACCACTCACGAATGCAACGAACCAGATGAGGACACCGATGATGGAAATAGCGGCTCCGGTGATGGAG GTAACAGCTCTGAAGATGGAAATATCGGCTCCGGAGATGGAGGTACCACTCACGAATGCAACGAACCAGATGAGGACACCGATGATGGAAATAGCGGCTCCGGTGATGGAG GTAACAGCTCTGAAGATGGAAATATCGGCTCCGGAGATGGAGGTACCACTCACGAATGCAACGAACCAGATGAGGACACCGATGATGGAAATAGCGGCTCCGGTGATGGAG GTAACAGCTCTGAAGATGGAAATATCGGCTCCGGAGATGGAGGTACCACTCACGAATGCAACGAACCAGATGAGGACACCGATGACGGAAATAGCGGCTCCGGTGATGGAGGTAACAGCTCTGAAGATGGAAATATCGGCTCCGGAGATGGAG GTACCACTCACGAATGTAACGAACCAGATGAGGACACCGATGAGGGAAATATCGGCTCCGAAGATGGAGGTACCACTCACGAATGTAACGAACCAGATGAGGACACCGATGATGGAAATAGCGGCTCCGGTGATGGAGGTACCACTCACGAATGCAACGAACCAGATGAGGACACCGATGATGGAAATAGCGGCTCCGGTGATGGAGGTACCACTCACGAATGCAACGAACCAGATGAGGACACCGATGATGGAAATAGCGGCTCCGGTGATGGAGGTACCACTCACGAATGCAACGAACCAGATGAGGACACCGATGATGGAAATAGCGGCTCCGGTGATGGAGGTACCACTCACGAATGCAACGAACCAGATGAGGACACCGATGATGGAAATAGCGGCTCCGGTGATGGAGGTACCACTCACGAATGCAACGAACCTGATGAGGACACCGATGAGGGAAGCTCCGGCTCCGGAGATAATAATACCACTGATGAAAGTAAAGAGACCGGAACAAAACCAGGACATAAGAAGCACCACAGACATCATCGCAGACATAAAGACTCCGCTGAATACGACGTCGGTAAAGGATGGGATGATTCAACGGACGGTAGCcctgatcatcatcatcatcatcataggAGACACGTTATCGTCTCACCTTGGAAATGCAAAGGAAAGATTTGCTTCTGTTTCCGAAGATTTAAATATGTGCCGAAATTTCTTCGCGATTTAGTTTTGTAA